A genomic stretch from Eretmochelys imbricata isolate rEreImb1 chromosome 24, rEreImb1.hap1, whole genome shotgun sequence includes:
- the FXYD3 gene encoding FXYD domain-containing ion transport regulator 3 isoform X1: MQPVTTGLLLLLAAAFPALKAEHPMDPASPFFYDWHRLRVGGLIAAAVLCTLGIVVLLSGKCKCKFNRKASRRPNEPLHLITPGSTSNC, encoded by the exons ATGCAGCCAGTGACCACCGGCCTCCTGCTGCTCTTGGCAG CAGCGTTTCCTGCCCTGAAGGCTGAACACCCTATGG ATCCAGCAAGCCCCTTCTTTTATG ACTGGCACCGCCTGCGGGTCGGGGGGCTGATCGCCGCCGCCGTTCTCTGCACCCTGGGGATTGTCGTGCTGctca gtGGAAAATGCAAATGCAAATTTAACCGCAAAGccag cCGGCGACCAAATGAGCCCCTGCACCTCATCACCCCTG GCAGCACCAGTAACTGCTGA
- the FXYD3 gene encoding FXYD domain-containing ion transport regulator 3 isoform X2 → MQPVTTGLLLLLAAFPALKAEHPMDPASPFFYDWHRLRVGGLIAAAVLCTLGIVVLLSGKCKCKFNRKASRRPNEPLHLITPGSTSNC, encoded by the exons ATGCAGCCAGTGACCACCGGCCTCCTGCTGCTCTTGGCAG CGTTTCCTGCCCTGAAGGCTGAACACCCTATGG ATCCAGCAAGCCCCTTCTTTTATG ACTGGCACCGCCTGCGGGTCGGGGGGCTGATCGCCGCCGCCGTTCTCTGCACCCTGGGGATTGTCGTGCTGctca gtGGAAAATGCAAATGCAAATTTAACCGCAAAGccag cCGGCGACCAAATGAGCCCCTGCACCTCATCACCCCTG GCAGCACCAGTAACTGCTGA
- the LOC144279486 gene encoding leucine-rich glioma-inactivated protein 1-like → MGWGGPWACAPLLMLLLLAAGGGERRRAPRRKCPIGCSCTQDNALCDRTDGVPQGLPPDITSLSLVRSGFTELQEGSFLQTPSLQLILFTSSTLGLIRDDAFVGLLHLEYLFIENNKVGSISKNALRGLKGLVHLSLAHNQLETLPRHLFRGLDALTHVDLRGNPFHCDCRIKWLVEWLSSTNASAELGECQGPAELNGTRLSQLHLQDFDCITTALVLFQSLPFQALAVEPFWYRGEQHVAITQPFAGRCSLLEWDHLDGAFRAYASINGSSPVACKPLVVEGRLLVVLAQLAGGSHVWRQEGASGRFVRLQELGPQRIRKPNALASFRVDGDWFLAVADSSKAGATTLFRWGGRGFYAHQALHAWHRDTHVEFLELAGRPSLILASSSQRPVVYQWSRPGRAFLRHTDIPDMDDVYAVKHFRLRGDVYVCLTRFIGDSKVMRWEGSMFRDVQHMPSRGSMVFQPLGIGNHRYAVLGNDYSFSQVYRYDAHSGLFVRFQELNTQAPRSFAHLAVHQRDFVFAASFKGDTQIYRHITIDLSA, encoded by the exons ATGGGCTGGGGGGGACCATGGGCCTGTGCCCCCCTGCTCATGCTACTGCTGCTGGCGGCTGGGGGGGGTGAGCGGCGCCGGGCCCCCCGGCGGAAATGCCCCATCGGCTGCAGCTGCACCCAGGACAACGCACTGTGTGACAGGACAGACGGGGTCCCCCAAGGACTGCCCCCCGACATCACCTCCCT GTCCCTGGTGCGATCCGGATTCACTGAGCTCCAAGAGGGAAGTTTCCTGCAGACGCCATCCCTGCAGCTGAT cttgttCACATCCAGCACCCTGGGGCTGATCAGGGACGATGCCTTCGTGGGACTCCTGCACCTGGAGTATCT gtTCATCGAGAACAACAAAGTCGGCTCCATTTCCAAGAACGCACTGCGGGGCCTCAAGGGGCTTGTGCATCT GAGCCTGGCACACAACCAGCTGGAGACGCTGCCACGCCACCTGTTCCGGGGCCTGGATGCCCTCACCCACGt GGACCTGCGGGGGAACCCCTTCCACTGCGACTGCCGGATCAAATGGCTGGTGGAGTGGCTGAGCAGCACCAATGCCAGCGCCGAGCTGGGCGAGTGCCAGGGCCCAGCCGAGCTCAACGGCACCCGGCTGAGCCAGCTGCACCTTCAGGACTTTGACTGCATTACCACCG cgCTGGTACTGTTCCAGTCGCTGCCCTTCCAGGCACTGGCGGTGGAGCCGTTCTGGTACCGGGGGGAGCAGCACGTGGCCATCACCCAGCCCTTCGCAGGGCGCTGCAGCCTGCTTGAGTGGGACCACCTGGACGGGGCCTTCCGGGCCTACGCCTCCATCAACG gcTCGTCGCCCGTGGCCTGCAAGCCGCTGGTGGTGGAGGGGCGGCTGCTGGTGGTGCTGGCGCAGCTGGCCGGGGGTTCCCACGTGTGGCGCCAGGAGGGGGCCTCGGGGCGCTTCGTGCGGCTGCAGGAGCTGGGCCCGCAGCGCATCCGCAAGCCCAACGCCCTGGCCAGTTTCCGGGTGGACGGCGACTGGTTCCTGGCCGTGGCCGACAGCTCCAAGGCGGGCGCCACCACGCTCTTCCGCTGGGGTGGGCGCGGCTTCTACGCCCACCAGGCCCTGCATGCCTGGCACCGCGACACCCACGTGGAGTTCCTGGAGCTCGCCGGCCGGCCCAGCCTcatcctggccagcagctcccagcgCCCCGTGGTCTACCAGTGGAGCCGGCCCGGCCGTGCCTTCCTGCGCCACACGGATATCCCCGACATGGACGACGTCTACGCCGTTAAGCACTTCCGCCTGCGCGGGGACGTCTACGTGTGCCTGACCCGCTTCATTGGTGACTCCAAG GTGATGCGCTGGGAGGGCTCCATGTTCCGGGACGTCCAGCACATGCCATCGCGCGGCTCCATGGTCTTCCAGCCGCTGGGCATTGGGAACCACCGCTATGCCGTGCTGGGCAACGACTACTCCTTCAGCCAGGTTTACCGCTACGATGCCCACTCGGGCCTCTTTGTCCGCTTCCAGGAGCTGAACACCCAGGCGCCCCGCTCTTTTGCCCACCTGGCCGTCCACCAGCGGGACTTCGTCTTCGCCGCCAGCTTCAAGGGAGACACGCAGATCTACCGGCACATCACCATCGACCTGAGTGCCTGA